Part of the Bacillus cabrialesii genome is shown below.
ATATCTTTTTCTCGAAACTTCGGAAAAGAAGCCGCGATTCTGGCGGGCTTTGAGCATGTTCAAGGCGAGGCGGTTATTGTAATGGACGCCGATCTGCAGCATCCGACTTATTTGCTGACGGAGTTTATCAAAGGCTATGAAGAAGGCTATGACCAAGTCATTGCCCAAAGGAATAGAAAAGGCGACAGCCCTGTCCGCTCAATCCTGTCATCTCTGTATTACAAATTCATCAATAAAGCGGTGGAGGTTGATTTGCGCGACGGTGTCGGAGACTTTCGGCTTCTAAGCCGCCAAGCAGTAGACGCCCTTTTGAAGCTGAGCGAAGGCAACCGCTTCTCAAAAGGCCTGTTTTGCTGGATCGGCTTCGATCAGAAAATTGTGTTTTATGAAAATGTCGAACGGAAAAACGGAACATCAAAATGGTCGTTCAGCAGTCTGTTTAACTACGGAATGGACGGCGTCGTTTCATTCAATCATAAGCCGCTGAGAATATGCTTTTATACCGGCATTTTCATTTTACTGCTTTCCATCATTTATATCATTGCCACATTCGTTAAAATTCTGACTAACGGCATTTCTGTCCCCGGATATTTCACTATTATCTCGGCGGTATTATTTCTCGGCGGGGTACAGCTGTTAAGCCTAGGAATCATAGGCGAATATATTGGCCGGATCTATTATGAAACAAAAAAACGCCCGCATTATTTGATTAAAGAAGCGAATATCCCGAACAAAGACCTGCCTGAAACAAACGAATTGAAAAGCGTGCGGCGTCTGACAAAAATGCACTGAAATCCCCCAAGCGCCATTGGCAGTGCTTTTTTTGCGTGTCTACCATTTTAAAGGCAAGACTGGAGAATTCATATGAAAAGAAAATATGTCATGATCTATGCGGCCAGTCTGCTCGTATCCGTTCTTGCACACGCTTTTTTTGTGAAAGAATGGGCGGACGGCAGATACATGACAGGTCCGGGTGACGGACTTGCGCAAATGATCGTATTTAAAAAATTATTATTTGACCAATATACACACGGGAATTTTTTCTACAATTATTCATTCGGACTCGGCGGCGGTACATTCAGTCAGCTCGGCTATTATTTTTCTGCTTCCTTTCTTTTTCTTGCGGTATCCGCCGCCGTCTGGCTGCTTCAAGCCGTTCAGCTGATTGGAGAACCGGATACGCTGTTTTGGGCGCAGTCAGCTGTTTTTATCAGTATTTTCAAACTGAGCCTGGTCATCTTTACAGCCGCTTCTGTTTTTCAATATCTTCTTAAACACAGAGCGGCTTCGTTTACGGGGGCTGTATTATACGGTGCCTCAATCATTTATTTCCGTCACGAAGCGTATTGGGATTTCTTTACCGATACAATGATTTGGCTTCCGCTGCTTGTGCTCGGAGCAGAAAAAATCATGAGAGAGCGGCGTCCGGCATGGTTTATCATTGCGTGTTCGCTGACGTTAATCAACAATTTTTACTTTGCGTACATAAACCTCATATTCATCGGGTTCTATGTGCTGTTCAGATGGCTGATTCGACTGGAAAAGCATGAAGAGAAGAGATGGATTCAATGCCGAATGTTTTTGGTGTCAGGTCTCATTTCTTTTGGCATCAGTGCGGCGGCGTTTGTGCCGGTGGTATATGGTTATTTGAACAACCTGCGCCCGCCGTACAGCCAGAAAATAGAGTGGCTCAATTTCGATGATAATATCTTATTTTCAAGCCGGATCATCATTGTGCCGGCCGCATTTCTGCTGTTTTTGTTTATTGCTTCTTTTTACAAAAACCGCGTGTTTCGTCTGTTTGCCGGATTGAGCCTGCTGTTTATTCTTTTTCATTTCAGCCCGTATGCGGCAAGCGCATTTAACGGCTTTTCCGCTCCGCAAAACCGGTTTGAGTATGTTCTGGCCTTTACCATTGCGGGGGCAGCTGCGGCGGGCCTGTCACAGCTGTCTGAACTGAAATGGAAAGAACTGCTCCCGGCTGCCGCGGTTGTCCTTCTTCTTTACTTGTATCATATCCAAAGGTATGAGCTTGATATATGGAAGCCTGCGAATGAAAGCATTCTATTGCTTTTATTCCTGACAATCGCTGCCTTGTTTGCAGCAGCTTTTACGAAAAAACGGGCAACGGTGGCTGTGTACGGTGTGATCATTCTTTCTTCGCTGTTTGTCGCCAACACCTATCAAAAATACGCGCTCTCAGAAGGGGGCGGTCTGGACAGTGTAACAAAAGCATATCTCACGGGTGAAGAATACAAAGGGCAAGAATCCTCTGAGCTTATCAGGCGTTTACAGAAGAAAGACGATGATCCGCTCATGAGAATAGACTGGATGAACGGAGTCTTCAATAATACGCCAATCATTTACGGGTTTAATGGATTCAGCGCCTATTCCAGCATTTTAAACCAACATTTGCTGACCTTCTATTGGAATGATTTGAGTATCGATATGGGGAGGGAAAGCGTCAGCCGTTATGCGTCATTGGGAGACAGGGCGAATGTATACAGTCTGCTTTACGGCAAATATTATATGACGGAAAAAACAAACGAAGCCAACGTCCCGTACGGCTTCAAAAAGCATTTGGAGTCGGAAAATTATGTAGTTTATAAAAATCAATACATGCTTCCTTTCGTCAAAACAGCCGATGCCGTATACAGCGAAAGCGAGCTGGACAAATTATCCGCTCTTGCGAAAGAACAGGCCATGCTGAAAGGGATTGTACTAGCAGATCCATCGGGAAAAACGAAGCAGGCTCCCAAACCGGCCAATCTGATTCCAACGTCGGACATCGCCGCAAAACATGCCGAGTATGAAAACGGACTGCTCACTGTGACCGGAGAAAACGGAGGAGAACTGATCATCACCCCGAAACAGGCGTCATCCGCTCCGGGAGACTACTATGTCAGCTTTTATTTGAAAAGCAAAGCAAAAGACAAAGGATTTACATTAAAGGTCAATGATTATGTCACAACGAGGAAATCAAACCAATCGATTTATAAAACCGGAGTAAATGATTTAACGGTCAGAGTGCCTAAATCAGGCGATATCTCGATCAAGCTTCCGAGAGGAACATATGAGCTGAAAAA
Proteins encoded:
- a CDS encoding YfhO family protein, which translates into the protein MKRKYVMIYAASLLVSVLAHAFFVKEWADGRYMTGPGDGLAQMIVFKKLLFDQYTHGNFFYNYSFGLGGGTFSQLGYYFSASFLFLAVSAAVWLLQAVQLIGEPDTLFWAQSAVFISIFKLSLVIFTAASVFQYLLKHRAASFTGAVLYGASIIYFRHEAYWDFFTDTMIWLPLLVLGAEKIMRERRPAWFIIACSLTLINNFYFAYINLIFIGFYVLFRWLIRLEKHEEKRWIQCRMFLVSGLISFGISAAAFVPVVYGYLNNLRPPYSQKIEWLNFDDNILFSSRIIIVPAAFLLFLFIASFYKNRVFRLFAGLSLLFILFHFSPYAASAFNGFSAPQNRFEYVLAFTIAGAAAAGLSQLSELKWKELLPAAAVVLLLYLYHIQRYELDIWKPANESILLLLFLTIAALFAAAFTKKRATVAVYGVIILSSLFVANTYQKYALSEGGGLDSVTKAYLTGEEYKGQESSELIRRLQKKDDDPLMRIDWMNGVFNNTPIIYGFNGFSAYSSILNQHLLTFYWNDLSIDMGRESVSRYASLGDRANVYSLLYGKYYMTEKTNEANVPYGFKKHLESENYVVYKNQYMLPFVKTADAVYSESELDKLSALAKEQAMLKGIVLADPSGKTKQAPKPANLIPTSDIAAKHAEYENGLLTVTGENGGELIITPKQASSAPGDYYVSFYLKSKAKDKGFTLKVNDYVTTRKSNQSIYKTGVNDLTVRVPKSGDISIKLPRGTYELKNIALYEENYQTLKSAVRQNKTDKADNLKWDKNKLTFAYHLSKDKYIMLPIPYEKGWELKINGKTQTIEKADYAFIGFKAQKGDNHIELVYYPPYFKISALISLVSLLLAALYIRRKKARL
- a CDS encoding glycosyltransferase family 2 protein gives rise to the protein MKKGLISIIIPSYNEGYNVKLIHESLKKEFKSIHYDYEIFFINDGSVDDTLQQIKDLAAVCSRVKYISFSRNFGKEAAILAGFEHVQGEAVIVMDADLQHPTYLLTEFIKGYEEGYDQVIAQRNRKGDSPVRSILSSLYYKFINKAVEVDLRDGVGDFRLLSRQAVDALLKLSEGNRFSKGLFCWIGFDQKIVFYENVERKNGTSKWSFSSLFNYGMDGVVSFNHKPLRICFYTGIFILLLSIIYIIATFVKILTNGISVPGYFTIISAVLFLGGVQLLSLGIIGEYIGRIYYETKKRPHYLIKEANIPNKDLPETNELKSVRRLTKMH